The stretch of DNA aggactatataagtagaccccctagcccctggaggagaggacctctatcTCTTAGAAACTCTAATTCATTATCCATcacgggagaagaagcctctgatcaagccctagagccaccacatcaatagatctctagtttagcatagctacataggattagaactagaaggagtcaatcttcgattggtttccggatctgtcaagaggattcttggtaattcctctactgttcttcaattgttcatcattgttcttcaatattatgaatatgactttgttctacttcaatatattgattatgactttgctctacttgtttatatttgcaattatattgttcttagtttatcatagttatatgcttggcttagttagattggaattatatacatgtttaggatcgtatagcgtttatccatgtgtacagtgggtaaatgataagtattgtgtaggcgtggtgcctataccgtatttatttgcgattgtaccctatatgccagatcgcggggtagttcatggtagtgacagctccaattgattcttatatagtccccctctcgtgtatagggctggcagagcaacattattacaggggagtgattgatatgtttctcatcttccttgaacgGTGGACTGGTATTGCAAGAGTACGATCTACGGAACACAGGATACGAAAGCAAGACACATGTTGATCTCAAAGATACTAGAGAATATCTCGTTGTGGTGCGTTGTTTTGGTTTTCTGTCAAGTACTGATCTTGAGCGAGTGGATTACAGCTAGCGCCACGCCTTTGGATGGAGCTCGTGGCGCGGACTCAGTGCCGGACGCCGATCGAGGACAGGAACCTGATCGTCAAAATAGAAACGGAAGGGACATCGATGGGGCATGGATCGATGGATAAACCTGAACACGCGTCGAAGGAGGACCTGAAGATCGGCGGAGACCATCACGACCTTGGCGACCTGCGACCTGAGGATCTGCGGAGATGGCGTTCGTCAAAATAGCGCCCTCGACGGCACGTGTGCGACGCCCCGAAAATTTCCGACCCGCGCGGGAACCGAAACGGAGAAGGACGCGCACTCGATGGCAAAGCCTTTCCACGCGCGGAAATCTACACGCGCGGCTCTACAATTTGGCAAACGCTCAGATTTGGCAAATACATATAGCAAATTGTTGGAGATTGTTTTGTTGTGTTTTTTGCCAAATTTTTAGGATGGCAAGTCATTTGGccaattgttggagatgctcgatCCAACTTTTGGTAACTCTCTTTATTTgtctcttaagttcttctaactcattTATCCCATTCTGTAAGGCcttttagctataggtgcagtATCAGGtactaataaaataataataaattcaTTGTCTTTGGTCGGTTAGCATACCTGGCAACTTATCTGAAAATTCATCTGAAAACTTATTCACTACACGGTCCTCCTgaagatcaacatcatcatcctGCTGGTTCACTGTAGCTGTGGGTGGAGCCTATATTGCTACATCCACACTGATTCTCTCTCCCTTAGGTGttgtcacaactactactttctctttgcacttaatctctgtagtatatttcttcatccaatccaaacccaagatcacatctatgcttgaggttctcataaccataggGACTGACAGGGAAATCtaacccccttaaagaaagacttgctgaggggcaacaataagaaactggtatagtcccttccggtgagtttactagcatatgagttttcatggcaactagtggaatgctatgaactctaacaaatgcttgtgagataaatgtatgcgaagctccagaatcaaataaaactgtagcggggatagagttgatactaAATGTACCCATCATAATCTTTGGTCCTTTCTATATTGTCTCTGTAGCCACGtggttcacctttgctccatgagaattagatttttgattgttgttctgctggttgaacctttccgggcaatcatatgacatatatCCTTCCTTCccacagcgaaaacacctagtaggggtattgggagcacatctcttcatagaggtggcatttgaattcCCCGAGCGGGAAGTCTACTGTTCACTCTGTTgttgattaggattacgctgagATTGTTGGTTGCGGTCCCACTGACAAACCGGTCCCTAGAACCTCTGTTGATCGCcctgctgagaattgaaacATTGGCGGTTGTTGCCTCTAGAACCTTATGCtagcatcctcctcttcttgtcctgacctttgCGCATGCTATCCAACACAATAGCACGGTTCACCAGAGCCTGGAAGGTAGGGTAGGTATTTCTAGCCAACTGCAACCTAagttcatagtaaagacctttcatgaagagacgctgcttatcagcatcttctctTACTTCatttggagcatagcgagccaactgctcaaacatgtcatgatactcagccacagtcatagaacccatcctgagagatctgaattcctcttgcttgagctccatcattccttcattgatATGCTGTGCTCTAAAGTCTCTGCAAAATTCCAAccaagtgacaggaggagcattgttgggacgagcagcttgatatgactgcCACCAAGTCTGAGCTACtccctgaagttgtccagaagcatacaacacctttttCTATATCATTGCATTGTGTTGTGTTCAGTTGTCTATCTACAGCACgaagccaatcatctgcctctataggatcagctgagtgtgtaaacaccggaggtcttcccttcataaattcGCCAtgcttatctctcacatgaacatgtggtggtggcggtggaggttgctgctgtaggtgctacatgaagacgtgcatcatctcattctgaGTTTGCATGAGCTCTTCCACAATAATTGGATCATCGGCACCCATGTCACGGCCTCTacctctgcctcttcctcttGCTGCCATCTCCAACATCATCAGtccagaaaatcagtcatatctcgagttgtagaattcaaaaggatacattctgtacaccgttggaaagataaagaaattatctacaattttcATCTATACCATATTAACAGATTCTGTTGAGAAATTAGTCAAAACTGGGTATAACCAAaattgttccagaattccagactgcgtaGAACCCTCTAATTTGAACagccataactcacagctcataacacATAATAGTGTCATTCTTGcagcattggaaagatatgaaagtctacttgttcccagaaaaattggaTGAACTTTGCAtgaacagattttgagatgtaccagatttattgcagactgctcaaGTAATCAGCAAgggacagaaacagaattttaaccaaacccaactttttcattcattaatccttatgccttaggcctataaactaaatgaaattgtagacaaaatccacaagatcattacactcattaaaaagatccaaatcaagcataagcataatatcaaccaaaccaagcatcaaagattcacacttcaagcattgactcaacttgcggtactatcgttcttTTCCTATTAAGGGAAAAGTTCCTAAAACTCCTATTTCAATGACGCCAGAAAGTGGTAAgacaaggttctaaaagcatatcagaCAAGGAGTGGAGAtaagaacaagtctttaaaataagcaacaaggtgaagatgaatagcaatgaaaaggatttagtatagaagaaaatatcaaggtttatataacaaggattttatagcaatttcaagaccttaagacgaccaatatctaactaggcttgcgtccgacagtcaacaaagctttgataccaatttgtcacacccatattttaagaacaaaataggatgtataaaagactcatatgtaacccagaaacagtcgcacacataagtagacagcCACCATGCCTgccgccgtgaagctcaccgggGACGCTCCACCACGCGATTCCGGACATCAAACTCTCAACCAAGCGCACGGGTAGAAAGAGGAGAGAGAGGCGAGCTCACCCAGGGGTCTCTCTCGGGCCGAGAACAAGCAAAGAGATCGGGTCGCGGTGGAGGttttcggcgagatccaaaacgCGTAGAAGATAGCGGCTAGGGCTCAGATTCAACTGCTTGGGTGTGAAAGAGGTCCCTCGGGGTGCTTAGGAACTTTATAGAGCTTCACTTGGTGcaaaaggcaagaaatcgcgaAATAGACGGAGTTGGTTTCCCCCCATGGAGACCTGCTCGTCCACGGCGCAAGGAAGGAGAAGGGAGAGTCTCTGCTCGGCGGGTCCCGCGTGTCGGCGAGAGAGAAGCTGGGGTCCAGCTGTCGGCAGCAGAAAGGAGAGGGGGCGCCTGCGCTACTGTGCGTGAGTTGGGCCGGGGAGAAAAGAGTGGGCCGAGCGAGGTTAGGTGGGCtacgggggaagctgggagggGGTTTGGCTGGGCCGCTACCGCTGCTGGCtttctttttcccttttttttctttttgtctttcttttcttttttgtttttccaaagcattttccaaaaaaagaaataattcaaaacaaaaaaaaagaatcctCAAAACCACACAACACATAATATAGTTAtgaccagcatgaatgcaaaatcatgttactaagcttaggataaattttaatttccacaaaaattatttatttgctacattaaatgctcacaaaaaatacataaataaatcaaattaattcctaataattaaaatccagattttgggtgttacattcaTGAACTCAAACTCAATATTTTTTGCATTGGCAGTACAACTAGTCACAGTAATAACAACAGTGCTAGCTTTTTCTAAAGCCACCCTAGGATCAATACATTCTTCAATATAAAAGAAACTATGTTCTTCCACTTGGGTAGCACATAATTCAGGACCATAATTCCAAGGGAGGCAttttttgtattcaaaagtgccATGATTATAAAAGCCACATATCTCACACAAAATCCTACGGCAATCCTTTGCAGTATGATTAGAAAGACCACATCTATAACATAAAACTTTGTATTGGTCATCAGAATGAGAGGACTCCTGGAAAACAGAGACATTTTTTATACCTTCACTCTTCTGATGATCATTTTTCACTGCTGTCTCAGCCCCTTTGGGTGCCCACTTATCTTGTTTGTCATCATCAAGAGGTCTTTTTCCTTCTCACTTAACCTTGGTCAGATCTGTATCTTGAGCAGCCTTGTCAATTTCCTCACCACCACCAGTCTTGTTCTCCACCACCTCATCACTGGCTATCACTTCATCTTTTCTCTTCCAAGAGTTTTGTCTACCACCAGAACCACCAAACCCTCTTCCATGCCCACCGCCTCCAAATCCACCTCGACCATAACCAAATCCACCACAATCCTGCCGAAAGCCACCACGATTGTAGCCGAAACCCCCTCTACCGCCGCGACCTTGAGCAAAACCTCCTCGATCTGATCCAAATCTCCCACGGCCAGACGCAAAGCTTCCAGACCAACCATCACCCTGCGACTGCATCCCCACGACAACAGTGGGAGCCGGATTGGCTCGCACCACTGCCGCAAAAGATCGAGGTCTCAcacctttccacagatgccctACGAATTTGGAAAGATTAGAggtgggggaagaaggagatgGGGTAGGATTAGGGTTGCCCGCCACAGAAGAGCCCTCCCCGATTTGGGTGAGGTAAGAAGAGTAGGGTAGAGAAAAGAACCCTGTCTCAGGGTCCTTTTTACCCTTATGCCCCTCCACACTCAGATGAACGCCGCGTGGCTTCTCAGAAGGACGTGGCCCTAAGATTCCAAGAACCAACTTTACCTTAGGCGGTCTCCGAAACCACCTATCAGACCCACCAATCCCTTGTTCCCGCCTGAATTGAACGCAATTATCAGAAAGTAAATCTTCAGAGCTCTTGGTTCTACGATATGAATTCCAATGTAAACGAATCGAAGTGTCTTTGGTTTTCAGAGTATCGACAGAAACTTCTTCAAAAGAAAATTCACGTTTATTAATTGCAAAGCGAAATTTTAGATCATGATCAACAAAAGGAGGCCCAAATCCTCTCTTCTTCGCCCCAAATCGAATGGAATCATGAAGTGAAGGGAAATCTGATTCACAaaaatgactaccttgtcgccGTAGAGACGAAGTCACCGGAAGCCGAGAAGAAGCCCCTTCATCTAACTCAGAAAGGTACTCAGGAGACGGGGATCCACACCTGCGTGAAGTTCCTCCCGTAACCCGATCCGCCGCAGGATTTCCCCGTCGGTGGAACACCGATGAGCAGCCTTCACGCTTCCCTGTACTACCTCTCGAACCCTCCCGCTCCGCCGTATGATTGCCCCTTCGGTGGGATTCCGACGGGGGGTCCTTCCTCTTCCCTGCATTTGCCTTCGCAGACCCAACTCCTTCCGGACCCTTCCCCCCGTGGAGATTCCCCGTCGATGGTGCTCCGGAGAGGAATCCTCCTGCTCGCCTGGAATCGCCTCCCCTAGCTCCTCTGCCCTAACCGCTCCCATCCTCTCGGCCTTTACATGCTAgtcacactactacagaatgaagCATTGGttgatgcccaaaatggccaaaaacctcggccattttgcggcccggggttaaagacccctttaacaccgg from Sorghum bicolor cultivar BTx623 chromosome 8, Sorghum_bicolor_NCBIv3, whole genome shotgun sequence encodes:
- the LOC110437516 gene encoding probable H/ACA ribonucleoprotein complex subunit 1-like protein; the encoded protein is MQSQGDGWSGSFASGRGRFGSDRGGFAQGRGGRGGFGYNRGGFRQDCGGFGYGRGGFGGGGHGRGFGGSGGRQNSWKRKDEVIASDEVVENKTGGGEEIDKAAQDTDLTKVK